The genome window CCTCTCAACAAATCAACAACCATCTTCCACAGGAAGGAGTTGTGAGATCAGTATAGCAAAGCGACCCAACATGCCAGGAAACCGGATAGGTAAGTCTCTTCCTCAAAGCTTAACTTTGAGGAATACCAGTTTAACAAAGGATACTTTACTCAATTGGACCAAACTCTAGGGGCTTTTCTTTTCGAGTTGGAGGGGATTCATTCTTTTGAGTTTTCCTGGACTAGAAGTTAATCTACGAGAAGCTTGAATATGAGGTTCGTTGCCTTCTTGTTGACTCATACAATGAAATGCTCCAAAAAGGTATGGACAAcatttatgtaaaaaaaaatgtggcaTTGATTTGGACCTTTGTTAGCTTCGAACATAACTATGTATGCATCATTATTCAGCCATGTGATAATTGATCGGCGGGCCGTTGAACAGCAGCTGGAGATTCATCATTAGAAGCTAGATCAAACCTTGAGGGCCGTTGAACAGCAGCTGGAGATGATTCAGAATGCCCACCGTTGGTTTCACAGCCATGTGATAATTGATCGGCGGGCCAACATAACcgtaaaacaaatttaaaagagATTAAGGTGGCAAAGTGACAGTGTTATTGCGAGAGAATCAAGAGCTCTCCCCCTTTCGATGTGCTCCAAGGGGGCATTTATACAAGGTCTACATGTtaagaaaggaaaggaaagagtTAACAAATTTGATCTTAAGAAAGTTTCATAGCTATCAAATTTCTTTCTAATGATGAATAGGGAAGTCTCACCCAATATCGGAAAGTCTCGACGGCTTGCATAAGGGTGGGCAACTGGGTTTAGACACAGTCCCCCTGCGAGGATCCTAACTTCCTAGACTACTTGGCGCCTAGTCTACACCTTGTGCTGATCGGGCGCGAATGACTAAATGACGCTTGCACTTGTGCACGCGCTAGGGTCTGAGATCCCACCAATAGGCTGCAAGTCCCGAGTGCCTGAGCATGCTCCTGACTGGGTACTCCAGTCAAGGTATCCATCACCCACAATCACCTTGCTAAAGATTTGAAAATTCAACATCTGGAGAGTCAATCATCCTTCCAGTATACTTAAAAACTTAAGGATACAATGGTAGGATACACCACAAAACTCGATGACTTTACAGATTAGCTCGTTAGGTCCTCAAGTGATGAACAGCTGCAAGTAATGGCACTTGTGGGCATGGGAGGTCTAGGCAAGACAACACTTGAAATAGTTTTTCCTTCCTCGATGTGCCTAAAGCCCTAAACTGAAAAACAGTAAAACTCATTTGTCAACCAAAACCTCTAAACATCAATCCCAATCTATCCACAAAGTAATTGAATGAGAGAATAGAGCAAATGAGCATGGCTCAAAAACTTTTTTATATACTAAGACAAAACAACACGACTGAAACTACACTAAAATGATGCAAGGCCACTGATGCGAGTATGGCACGTCAGCTTAGAACATCCCTTTGACTCTAAATAAAGGAGTTGAAATTTCTGGATTTGCAACAATCAACCACAACCACAGTGTAGCAACCATAAACATTTGTTAGTGTTTATCATTGTAAACACCTCAGAGTGCACAAAATTGTATGTCCGTATTACATAGTCCGTTATCAGTACGAACAGGGAGGCAGAGTTAAGCACATCAGTGAGTAAAACACTGCAGTTTCAAGCACTACCTAGAGTCATTTACCAGCAAAAGGAAGATCACGATCCACATCCATACTAGATCTACAAGGCCATTCTGGCCTAAAAAATTCCTGGCTTAGAAAACAGTGTTTACTACAGCATAATTTCCACTAACAAATGGCTGCCTCTCATCATGCTGCCACgctccatcaacaaaatactTGTACTACAAGTACAAGAAAAAGCACATCTGCCCTGTTATAACAGTACTTATGTCTGCTTTCCTTTAAACAATAACCAGCAAGAAATAAACTAGACCAAGAGCTTTTTGTTACAAACAAATAGAACTATATGCCATTTCCCAATACGAAGACAAGCTTTCTAGAGAGGAACAGCACAAAAATCTGCAACTGCTCACATCTCCCAAAATGAACACAAAATTTTGCTTTTTGGCATCAATCTAGCCCTGTAACCTTCAACATAACTAAAAGCATACTGCAGATAAAATACTAAGCTCATTTGACAGTAAGATACTAagcagtatttttttttaatatgtaattcGATACTAAATATCATGTATGCAGCACACaggcacacacacatatataataataattatatataaactaaaagtaGCATACAGAGAGCAGCAGACAACAAAAAGAGCAATTTCAGGTTTTGCCAAGAAGATGCAAATAAGAAGCTAAATATTCACAGGTGCCTGTTGTGTTAAGGTTAAGCGTACCATGAAGCTGTTGAAGAATGTTTCCTTCTACTCTTTCAACCGTAAGTCTGAAAATGTAAGAACTGCAAAGAAGGGGCATTTCTCAGTGATTGGCATTGAAGACACCGGAGAATCAAAGAAGTTCTTCATTGCTTTAGACTATCTTTCCTATCCCCGAAAAAGAACTTGGATTTGAGAAACAAGGCGTGCTAGCAGTACCTTGTGAAGCCAGTGAGCTTGAAGAATTCTGTCAATTGATTGAACTAAAACTGTGTGTAATAAAGAGGTAAACAGTTTTGTCTGCTTGTCTTCGGTCAGAATAGAGTATGTGAGGACATTGTAGGGCACTGCCAATGCCCTTTTTATCAAATTGGATAAAGAACAAAAACGTAAACAAATACAAACTGCATCATTAATTTATAGTGTTTATACATCCACTCTATAACATGTTAAAAACATGAAAACAAATGCAAAAGCTCTGAAAGATGAGATACTGTTTTGCCACCCACTGAATTCTCttataaacaaaatccttgaGAATTACATTAACAAGAAATTGTACTAACAAACAAAGTTGTTGGTAGAAACTACTAGTCACTTGACCATTTCCTTTTACCACTATCATAAAAAATCCTGTTCTAAGTACAATTTCCTTCAATACAACTTGGCAAAAGTGAGACCACCAGAcagggaaaaaaaatatgatcaaaACTAAATTCTAAATCaatttctttttgtattttcttCGGGTAGCCGGATGAAAATCAATTCTGAACATAtcctaaataaaataataactaacATTGAAAAAAGCCTGAAACTATGCTTGACTTCTACATGGACTCACCTGAAATTCACAGCATGGATACAATGTGTTTTTTGATTTTCAGCTAACCAAATTCACTGTAAACACATCCATGAACTAATTTACAACTGGGTCAGCTCCTGCTGGTTTTCCACAGATTGCCTAAGAATTAACTCTGCTCTCCTCTTCTTATCATCTTTATCTTCATCTCGCCTGAACCATGTTGCTGTTCTTGAAGAACTCTTGTTCCAAAGCCTCAAATTTAGAGAATCACCTAAAACTTTCTTACCAGGTCTGAACTCTAAACATACAGCAGGTCTTTTGTCCGGAAGAATCTTCTCCATGCCATTTCCTGTTTCTGAAAGCCCATCTTTCATTGCTTCAATTGCTGGAGCAAATGTCTCCAGCAAAGAGGCATGGTCGTTGGTGTGGACTTTGGCAGAGAATTTAACTGGCAGAGCAATAGGAGATACATCTTTCTCTCCGGCTTGTAATGTCTTTACAAGGAATGGGTTTTTGATCTCCTTATGACCCAAACCATTCTCAGTATCATTTGGCTCCTCTGAGCTTGAAGCCACTGGCAGATCATTGCACACCAACCGCTGCTGCAAATTCAACAAAGACCTCTCCGCCTTCCTACGCTGCCTGACTAACTCAATTTTATCAGCTCGAGGATCAGACTCCCTCTCGTTCCATGtaggtgtgtgtatatatgtgtgagGGTCAGGAAATGCAGGCAACCAAGGTGGTATGTGCTTAAACTCTGGTGTTTCACCCATTTCCTCAAAACTAGGAATCATCCTAGGCACTTTGACCACTGGAAAGTGCGGCACTGGCTGGGCAAAAGGAATCTCCTCAGCAGACTCAACATACTCAACTATCTCCCTCATAACACCTGAATTTATCCCACAACCGTTTACCTCTGCAGCACCCAGAAACCCTGTGTGTGTATACAAATCCTCCAATGCAAAAACTATATCAAATACATTACACTCAGACCTCCCAGCTAAATTGGCATAGGAAGTTGCAGACTTTCCTAGGTCAAAAAGGTACTTAATTGCAATGTCTGCAAAGGAATCCAGAGCTGATTCATTGCAGCTCTCAAACCCAACACTCTCACATATCTGTGCCACTGCAATTCTCGATATGGCACTCCCGAAATCACGCGAATCCACCCGCTTATCCACAGTATTCTCTCGCTCTCTTTTATTCTCGACTTTGCCTCCATTGCTCATATTCAAATTCCTGAATCATTTAAGCTTTCTCAATCAAAATCCAACCCatcaagaattaaaaaattCGCATCTTTTAAAGTATACTCTTATTGCAAGCTGAACTCTAATTTATTCACCTCAACTCTTCACTTGTACCCTCTTTTGTAAAAAATTGGAAAGAAGTTTTGCAAAATTAATATAAACACTACAGAGTGCCTAATAGAAAGGGTGTGTATCAAAACCTAGCTTTCCACTGCTAAAAACAAACATGATGCACCAACGAAGAGATATTATGCACACTTGAAAATAACTATTTCCCAATTTCTTGTGCTAATACATACATTGAGGAACACATGGCAATAAAGCATTCTTAAGCTTGATTCTCACGCCTTTAGCTAATTTACtttaaaactaaaattactTAAGCATAAATAAGAAACTTTGGAGGAAATTCATTGGTAGTGGGCACAAATATAAGAGCCGCCAAGAACACCCAAAAGAAATAAACCAACAAAAATAgccctccaaaaaaaaatccGGATTGTATTTACCAAAATCATCATCGTATAAGCACTTTCCACAACTACAAACGgtaaagaaacaagaaatttTACATTCGATTAGAGATCATGCTCTTAAATATGCTTACGTGTGC of Ipomoea triloba cultivar NCNSP0323 chromosome 3, ASM357664v1 contains these proteins:
- the LOC116014207 gene encoding transcription initiation factor TFIID subunit 8 isoform X1; translated protein: MEKYLANANRGDPGVPHCDPKHFWSCWIGSAAFSSIPCFNPYMWQFTADDKNLNMSNGGKVENKRERENTVDKRVDSRDFGSAISRIAVAQICESVGFESCNESALDSFADIAIKYLFDLGKSATSYANLAGRSECNVFDIVFALEDLYTHTGFLGAAEVNGCGINSGVMREIVEYVESAEEIPFAQPVPHFPVVKVPRMIPSFEEMGETPEFKHIPPWLPAFPDPHTYIHTPTWNERESDPRADKIELVRQRRKAERSLLNLQQRLVCNDLPVASSSEEPNDTENGLGHKEIKNPFLVKTLQAGEKDVSPIALPVKFSAKVHTNDHASLLETFAPAIEAMKDGLSETGNGMEKILPDKRPAVCLEFRPGKKVLGDSLNLRLWNKSSSRTATWFRRDEDKDDKKRRAELILRQSVENQQELTQL
- the LOC116014207 gene encoding transcription initiation factor TFIID subunit 8 isoform X2: MSNGGKVENKRERENTVDKRVDSRDFGSAISRIAVAQICESVGFESCNESALDSFADIAIKYLFDLGKSATSYANLAGRSECNVFDIVFALEDLYTHTGFLGAAEVNGCGINSGVMREIVEYVESAEEIPFAQPVPHFPVVKVPRMIPSFEEMGETPEFKHIPPWLPAFPDPHTYIHTPTWNERESDPRADKIELVRQRRKAERSLLNLQQRLVCNDLPVASSSEEPNDTENGLGHKEIKNPFLVKTLQAGEKDVSPIALPVKFSAKVHTNDHASLLETFAPAIEAMKDGLSETGNGMEKILPDKRPAVCLEFRPGKKVLGDSLNLRLWNKSSSRTATWFRRDEDKDDKKRRAELILRQSVENQQELTQL